Proteins encoded in a region of the Pelmatolapia mariae isolate MD_Pm_ZW linkage group LG6, Pm_UMD_F_2, whole genome shotgun sequence genome:
- the foxe1 gene encoding forkhead box protein E1, with product MTMPVVKVEKDSPADTTLLASNPPPQTEEQPRGRRRKRPLQRGKPPYSYIALISMAIANSPDRKLTLGGIYKFITERFPFYRDNSKKWQNSIRHNLTLNDCFIKIPREPGRPGKGNYWALDPNAEDMFESGSFLRRRKRFKRCDLSTYTSYVHETPVFSPVQITRPAAYTNSVYPNMTLSPTYGQQLPSAYYPSSSPPGFGHSQTRMFSINNIIGHPTPASMLAGQGPEVMQQQSRSFSPDGLPNGSSPCSLGAPGFQSQPCGGSVPPRSSTHPAFTYSGQNSHPHQHAHQGSYGQGHTQGMGYAAGGRIHASAHGPAETVDHYGRVSPVQLGSFSQYNSAAGPIGNTGGYLRHPTYPGNMDRFVSAI from the coding sequence ATGACAATGCCAGTGGTCAAAGTGGAGAAAGACTCTCCAGCAGATACCACCTTGCTTGCCTCCAATCCTCCACCGCAGACAGAGGAGCAGCCGCGGGGTCGGAGGAGGAAGAGACCTCTCCAGCGCGGGAAACCACCATACAGCTACATTGCCCTCATCTCCATGGCTATTGCCAACTCCCCTGACCGCAAACTAACACTGGGGGGTATCTACAAATTCATCACAGAGCGCTTCCCCTTCTACAGAGACAATTCGAAGAAATGGCAAAACTCCATCCGCCATAATCTGACTCTGAATGATTGTTTTATCAAGATCCCTCGAGAGCCAGGACGACCTGGGAAAGGCAACTACTGGGCACTGGACCCAAACGCTGAGGACATGTTTGAGAGTGGCAGCTTTCTGAGACGCAGGAAGAGGTTTAAGCGCTGCGACCTGAGCACATACACTTCATATGTGCATGAAACACCAGTTTTTTCCCCCGTTCAGATTACCAGACCAGCTGCGTACACCAACTCAGTCTATCCCAACATGACACTCAGTCCCACATATGGACAGCAGCTGCCCTCTGCCTACTATCCCTCTTCGTCGCCTCCGGGGTTTGGGCACAGTCAGACCCGCATGTTCAGCATCAACAACATCATAGGACACCCGACTCCAGCCAGCATGCTGGCAGGTCAAGGACCAGAGGTGATGCAGCAGCAAAGCCGGAGCTTCAGTCCTGACGGGCTTCCGAATGGATCCAGTCCCTGCAGCTTGGGAGCTCCGGGTTTCCAGAGTCAACCGTGCGGGGGATCTGTGCCACCCCGCTCCTCTACACATCCGGCGTTCACCTACTCTGGACAAAACAGCCATCCGCACCAACATGCACACCAGGGCTCGTACGGACAGGGTCACACCCAGGGCATGGGGTACGCAGCAGGAGGACGGATCCACGCCTCAGCTCACGGCCCTGCAGAAACAGTGGACCATTACGGCAGGGTCTCCCCAGTGCAGCTGGGGTCTTTCTCCCAGTATAACAGCGCTGCAGGTCCTATTGGAAACACTGGGGGATACCTCAGACACCCCACCTACCCGGGGAATATGGACCGTTTTGTTTCTGCTATCTAA